The following are encoded in a window of Pseudomonadota bacterium genomic DNA:
- a CDS encoding MerC domain-containing protein — MNSEVVSPVTSTRSLDLCAAGLSLLCLLHCVALPFLAVLLPATAVLAEAEWVHRVLVFMAAPISFFVLSRTTAEQGRALFAVLALTGLALLFSGAFVEALEAHEQWITVVGASLVGGAHLNHWFRQRRSPKARQSPASA; from the coding sequence ATGAATTCTGAAGTTGTGAGCCCCGTAACCTCGACACGGTCGCTTGACCTGTGCGCCGCGGGTCTCTCTTTACTGTGCCTCCTGCACTGTGTCGCGCTGCCTTTCCTGGCGGTGCTGCTGCCAGCTACAGCCGTGCTGGCGGAGGCTGAGTGGGTGCACCGGGTCCTGGTTTTTATGGCCGCACCGATCAGCTTTTTTGTGCTGAGCCGGACAACGGCAGAGCAGGGGCGCGCTTTGTTCGCGGTGCTCGCACTGACCGGGCTCGCTCTGCTGTTCTCGGGGGCGTTTGTGGAGGCGCTTGAAGCGCACGAGCAGTGGATCACCGTTGTGGGCGCCTCGCTTGTCGGCGGTGCCCACCTGAATCACTGGTTTCGACAACGGCGGTCGCCAAAGGCACGGCAAAGTCCTGCCAGCGCTTGA
- a CDS encoding transcriptional repressor has protein sequence MAETRCADLGERLTPARLLAYAELVASKKALSAYELIAKLEKKAAKKIAPLTVYRHLDFLIRVGLVHRLESIQSYVACDHPERNHEGQYLLCSQCGQVDEVESSKVEQLLNQIADNRGFKPINAVIEIAGLCVNCAEQGSK, from the coding sequence ATCGCGGAGACTCGCTGCGCAGACCTTGGAGAGCGCCTAACCCCGGCTCGCCTTCTGGCATACGCGGAGCTGGTGGCGAGTAAAAAAGCCCTGTCAGCCTATGAGCTTATCGCCAAGCTGGAAAAGAAAGCTGCTAAAAAGATTGCACCGCTGACGGTGTACCGTCATCTGGACTTCTTGATTCGGGTTGGACTGGTCCATCGGCTCGAATCGATTCAATCGTATGTCGCCTGTGACCACCCCGAACGCAACCATGAGGGGCAGTACCTGCTCTGCTCGCAATGTGGTCAGGTCGACGAGGTTGAGTCATCGAAGGTCGAGCAACTGCTAAACCAGATCGCCGATAATCGCGGCTTTAAGCCGATCAATGCTGTGATCGAGATTGCGGGGCTTTGCGTCAACTGCGCTGAGCAAGGATCCAAGTAG
- a CDS encoding ABC transporter ATP-binding protein, protein METQSLTVERGGRRVLHDVSFAVAEGEVFALLGGNGAGKSTTLLTFLGLLAPQQGRALAFGQDVYASVEAVRRKAAYLPETASLYAHLNAWENVSYFLDLARSPRPRDELAQAFDEVGLPNDARGRRLDSYSKGMRQKVAIALALLRRVPLLLLDEPTSGLDPVAIDEFNALISSLAQRGSTVMMVTHDVYGACQVARRVGLLRRGEFVGTFEAPADGMIDADELHRAFARSHAS, encoded by the coding sequence TTGGAAACACAATCTCTGACGGTAGAACGTGGGGGTCGTCGGGTTCTGCACGACGTGAGTTTTGCGGTTGCTGAGGGAGAGGTTTTTGCGCTGCTCGGCGGCAACGGTGCCGGCAAATCGACGACGCTGCTCACATTTCTGGGGCTGCTTGCGCCTCAGCAGGGCAGGGCCTTGGCCTTTGGGCAGGATGTTTACGCCAGCGTGGAGGCTGTTCGAAGGAAAGCAGCTTACCTGCCCGAGACCGCAAGCCTTTACGCTCATCTAAACGCTTGGGAGAACGTTAGCTACTTCCTGGACCTTGCCCGGTCGCCCCGCCCCCGCGACGAGCTGGCGCAGGCATTTGACGAAGTTGGCCTGCCGAACGATGCAAGAGGCCGTCGACTCGACAGTTATTCCAAGGGTATGCGCCAGAAGGTCGCCATCGCCCTGGCCCTGCTTCGGCGCGTGCCGCTGCTGCTGCTGGACGAACCCACCTCCGGACTGGATCCGGTTGCCATCGATGAATTCAACGCGCTGATATCGAGTCTGGCCCAGCGCGGAAGCACCGTAATGATGGTGACCCATGACGTGTACGGTGCTTGCCAGGTAGCCCGTAGGGTAGGTCTGCTGCGGCGCGGTGAGTTTGTTGGGACCTTCGAAGCGCCGGCAGACGGGATGATCGACGCAGACGAACTGCACCGCGCATTCGCGCGATCGCACGCATCATGA